One segment of Streptomyces sp. NBC_00576 DNA contains the following:
- a CDS encoding putative PEP-binding protein, which produces MSVTDREAGPLAQSAAGSAAGSAAPGRILVPYGQGRIRGLDADELGAHGAAMDRLVALGLPVVPGLTVPAGAAASLCGTDTAEAAVELVEQLSGRHIGDPARPLLLRLSASAPTEIAGLPPDLACLGVTPAGADDLCAVIGRADALYDVWATTVRMIAEYALDVPGAVLDDALLDTPGPQERVAALLSLVAEHGSRPFPDDPAQQLALAARALLARWDSPRARRSRRSQRLPAELAVALHVQALRIGPADHSGYGTAVSRDPETGRLSPQGFFFRGVRRSAPPPHTGGEPLDRLAGGTALLEHSLLTLERHLRAPVSVDFEVRDDEISLLAASAQLRPPLRASVCLAADLARDGAIGRDEAVRRITPAQVQELLHPQLRLTGGEELLVKGLPASPGAATGAVVLSSERALELAADGTQVVLVAAETTPADVPGMLASVAVLTGSGGIASHAAVVARGAGKPAVCGAEGLRVDVAAGTVRFGERVVREGDPVSLDGRTGAVYAGTLSVSVAGPPPELSTLLEWADGTRRLGVRVNADTAAEVDTALALGAEGVGLCRTEHQFLGERLPLIRRVLLAADPAARDEALSALERAQHEDFSALLAAVGSRPVTVRLLDAPLHEFLPAPGQALDAAEEHRAAALREANPMLGLRGVRLALLHERLYPAQAEALFTAWAEIAATGFRPELEVMIPLVSLPEELAAAAAYVRGAADAVAARTGVEVPYRLGTMIETPRAALLAGELAEHAEFFSFGTNDLTQLTYGFSRDDVERQVLANYQERGFLTASPFARLDPHGVGALIALAVERAREVRPGIKLGVCGEHGGDPESIAFCDGLGLDYVSCSAHRVPVARMAAAHSALRERYDDSGSAR; this is translated from the coding sequence TTGAGCGTCACCGACCGCGAGGCGGGTCCTCTCGCGCAGTCCGCGGCGGGCTCCGCGGCGGGCTCCGCGGCCCCCGGCCGGATCCTGGTGCCCTACGGGCAGGGACGGATCCGGGGCCTGGACGCCGACGAGCTGGGCGCGCACGGCGCGGCGATGGACCGGCTGGTGGCCCTCGGGCTGCCGGTCGTGCCGGGGCTCACCGTGCCCGCCGGCGCCGCCGCGTCGCTGTGCGGGACCGACACCGCCGAAGCCGCCGTGGAACTGGTCGAACAACTCTCGGGGCGGCACATCGGCGACCCGGCCCGGCCGCTGCTGCTGCGGCTGTCGGCGAGCGCGCCCACCGAGATCGCCGGACTGCCGCCCGACCTGGCCTGCCTCGGCGTCACCCCCGCCGGTGCCGACGACCTGTGCGCCGTCATCGGGCGCGCGGACGCCCTGTACGACGTATGGGCCACCACCGTCCGCATGATCGCCGAGTACGCCCTCGACGTACCCGGGGCAGTGCTCGACGACGCCCTCCTGGACACGCCCGGGCCACAGGAACGGGTGGCGGCGCTGCTGTCGCTGGTGGCGGAGCACGGCTCCCGGCCCTTCCCCGACGACCCGGCGCAGCAGCTCGCGCTGGCCGCCCGTGCCCTCCTCGCCCGATGGGACTCGCCGCGTGCGCGAAGGTCCCGCCGCTCCCAGCGGCTGCCCGCCGAGCTGGCCGTCGCCCTGCATGTGCAGGCTCTGCGCATCGGCCCGGCGGACCACTCGGGCTACGGCACGGCCGTGAGCCGCGATCCGGAGACCGGGCGCCTGTCCCCGCAGGGCTTCTTCTTCCGGGGTGTGCGCCGCAGCGCTCCGCCGCCGCACACCGGTGGTGAACCGCTGGACCGGCTCGCGGGCGGCACCGCACTCCTTGAGCACTCCCTGCTCACCCTGGAGCGCCATCTGCGGGCGCCCGTGTCGGTCGACTTCGAGGTGCGCGACGACGAGATCTCCCTGCTCGCTGCCTCGGCGCAGCTCCGGCCGCCGCTGCGGGCCTCGGTGTGTCTGGCCGCGGACCTGGCCCGGGACGGGGCGATCGGCCGCGACGAGGCCGTACGGCGGATCACGCCCGCGCAGGTGCAGGAACTCCTGCACCCCCAACTGCGGTTGACCGGCGGGGAGGAGCTCCTGGTGAAGGGGCTGCCCGCATCGCCGGGGGCGGCGACCGGAGCGGTCGTGCTGTCCAGTGAACGTGCCCTCGAACTGGCCGCGGACGGTACGCAAGTGGTGCTCGTGGCCGCCGAGACGACCCCGGCGGATGTCCCCGGGATGCTGGCCTCCGTCGCCGTACTGACCGGCAGCGGTGGCATCGCCTCGCACGCCGCTGTGGTGGCGCGCGGCGCCGGCAAGCCCGCGGTGTGCGGCGCCGAGGGACTGCGCGTGGACGTGGCCGCCGGGACGGTCCGCTTCGGGGAGCGGGTGGTCCGCGAGGGCGACCCGGTCTCGCTGGACGGCCGTACCGGCGCCGTCTACGCGGGGACGCTCAGCGTCAGTGTCGCCGGACCGCCGCCCGAGCTGTCCACCCTGCTGGAGTGGGCGGACGGCACGCGCCGGCTGGGCGTACGCGTCAACGCCGACACGGCCGCCGAGGTGGACACTGCCCTCGCCCTGGGCGCGGAGGGTGTCGGGCTGTGCCGTACGGAGCACCAGTTCCTCGGCGAGCGACTGCCGCTGATCCGCCGGGTGCTCCTGGCCGCCGACCCGGCCGCCCGCGACGAGGCGCTGTCGGCGCTGGAGCGCGCCCAGCACGAGGACTTCAGCGCGCTGCTGGCCGCCGTGGGCAGCCGCCCGGTGACCGTGCGGCTACTGGACGCCCCGCTGCACGAGTTCCTGCCCGCGCCCGGGCAGGCTCTGGACGCGGCCGAGGAACACCGGGCCGCCGCACTGCGCGAGGCGAACCCGATGCTCGGGCTGCGCGGGGTGCGGCTGGCGCTGCTGCACGAGAGGCTCTACCCGGCGCAGGCCGAGGCGCTGTTCACCGCGTGGGCCGAGATCGCCGCCACCGGATTCCGCCCGGAGCTGGAAGTAATGATCCCGCTGGTCAGCCTGCCGGAGGAACTGGCCGCCGCGGCCGCGTACGTACGTGGTGCCGCCGACGCGGTCGCCGCCCGTACCGGGGTGGAGGTCCCGTACCGGCTCGGCACGATGATCGAGACCCCCCGGGCCGCGCTACTGGCCGGCGAACTCGCCGAGCACGCAGAGTTCTTCTCCTTCGGCACCAACGACCTCACTCAGCTCACCTACGGATTCTCCCGGGACGACGTCGAGCGCCAGGTGCTCGCCAACTACCAGGAGCGCGGATTCCTGACCGCCAGCCCGTTCGCGCGGCTCGATCCGCACGGGGTGGGTGCGCTGATCGCCCTGGCGGTCGAGCGGGCACGGGAGGTGCGGCCCGGCATCAAGCTGGGCGTGTGCGGTGAGCACGGCGGGGATCCCGAGTCGATCGCGTTCTGCGACGGACTCGGCCTCGACTACGTCTCCTGTTCCGCGCACCGCGTGCCGGTGGCCCGGATGGCGGCCGCGCACAGTGCCCTGCGGGAGCGGTACGACGACAGCGGGAGCGCACGATGA
- a CDS encoding enoyl-CoA hydratase/isomerase family protein, producing the protein MSLPVSTEPVRVVRHHDGVVELRLDAPGRGNALDLSTAEALRDRASEVAADPGGAVLLRSTGGNFCVGGDLRSFTGRGAETGAYVHAVASAAHVAIQALYELPVPLVTAVRGAAAGGGIGLALVGDVVLAAPSARFRLAYTAIGLTPDCGASWFLPRLVGPRRAADLILTNRVLTGDDAEQWGLVSRCVDDGELDETAHRTAAGLAAGATDALRAAKGLLHLGAGDDLRRHLAEEARSIAALADGREAQNRMASFLAPKSVS; encoded by the coding sequence ATGAGCCTTCCCGTGAGCACCGAACCGGTCCGGGTCGTCCGCCACCACGACGGGGTCGTCGAGCTGAGGCTGGACGCCCCCGGGCGGGGCAACGCCCTGGATCTGAGCACGGCCGAGGCATTGCGGGACAGAGCCTCCGAGGTGGCCGCGGACCCGGGCGGCGCGGTCCTGCTGCGGTCGACGGGCGGCAACTTCTGTGTGGGCGGTGACCTGCGCTCATTCACCGGCCGTGGCGCGGAGACCGGCGCCTATGTGCACGCCGTGGCGAGCGCCGCGCACGTCGCGATACAGGCCCTGTACGAACTGCCGGTGCCGTTGGTGACCGCCGTGCGCGGCGCGGCCGCGGGCGGCGGGATCGGGCTGGCGCTCGTGGGGGACGTCGTTCTGGCGGCGCCCTCCGCACGCTTCCGGCTGGCGTACACGGCGATCGGGCTCACGCCGGACTGCGGGGCCTCATGGTTCCTGCCGCGACTGGTGGGCCCCCGTCGGGCGGCGGACCTGATCCTGACCAATCGGGTCCTGACCGGCGACGATGCCGAACAGTGGGGCTTGGTCTCGCGGTGCGTGGACGACGGGGAACTGGACGAAACGGCGCACCGGACGGCGGCCGGTCTGGCCGCCGGCGCCACTGACGCCCTGCGCGCCGCGAAGGGCCTGCTACACCTCGGCGCCGGTGACGATCTGCGCCGGCACCTCGCCGAGGAGGCGCGGTCGATCGCCGCCCTGGCGGACGGCCGGGAGGCCCAGAACCGCATGGCGTCATTCCTCGCCCCGAAAAGTGTTTCTTGA
- a CDS encoding acyl-CoA dehydrogenase family protein, protein MPIQFDVDPTVAQLAASTAEFVREVVIPAERECGGSVHDAPEDLRQTLQKAARAAGVFAPHVPTRWGGHGLDLRGQAVVFEAAGYSLLGPLALNCAAPDEGNMHLLEKVATEEQKEKYLRPLAAGDARSCFAMTEPAPGAGADPRSLRTTATRVPGGWRIDGHKWFITGADGAGFAIVMARTSGSPGDPGGATMFLVDAGTPGMRIVRNIETLDESLFAGHSEIVFEECVVGEEQVLGAVDHGFEGAQVRLGPARMTHCMRWLGAARRAQHVALERAGSRMAFGSALGDLGMVQQMLADSEIDIEASRALILRTAWELDTGSAAASQLTSVSKTFVAEAVNRVVDRAVQICGALGISTADAPLARLYREVRPFRIYDGPSETHRFAIARRAVRPYRQPRTGVADG, encoded by the coding sequence GTGCCCATCCAGTTCGATGTCGATCCGACTGTCGCTCAACTCGCCGCGTCGACGGCCGAGTTCGTGCGCGAGGTGGTCATTCCGGCCGAGCGTGAGTGCGGCGGGTCTGTGCACGACGCCCCCGAGGACCTCCGCCAGACCCTGCAGAAAGCCGCCCGTGCGGCGGGCGTGTTCGCTCCGCACGTACCGACGCGGTGGGGCGGCCACGGGCTGGACCTGCGTGGGCAGGCGGTGGTGTTCGAAGCGGCGGGCTACTCGCTGCTCGGACCGCTGGCGCTGAACTGTGCGGCCCCGGACGAGGGCAACATGCATCTGCTGGAGAAGGTGGCCACCGAAGAACAGAAGGAGAAGTATCTGCGTCCGCTCGCCGCGGGCGACGCACGCTCCTGCTTCGCCATGACCGAACCGGCCCCGGGAGCCGGCGCCGATCCCCGCTCCCTGCGGACCACCGCGACCCGGGTTCCCGGCGGCTGGCGTATCGACGGCCACAAGTGGTTCATCACCGGCGCCGACGGAGCCGGCTTCGCCATCGTCATGGCCCGCACCTCCGGCAGCCCAGGCGACCCGGGCGGCGCCACCATGTTCCTGGTCGACGCCGGCACTCCCGGCATGCGCATCGTCCGGAACATCGAGACCCTCGACGAGTCGCTCTTCGCCGGGCACAGCGAGATCGTCTTCGAGGAGTGCGTGGTGGGGGAGGAGCAGGTGCTCGGCGCCGTGGACCACGGCTTCGAGGGCGCCCAGGTCAGGCTCGGTCCCGCCCGGATGACCCACTGCATGCGCTGGCTGGGAGCAGCCCGCCGGGCCCAGCACGTCGCGCTGGAGCGGGCGGGGAGCCGGATGGCGTTCGGCTCGGCGCTTGGTGACCTCGGCATGGTCCAGCAGATGCTGGCCGACTCCGAGATCGACATCGAGGCGAGCCGCGCCCTGATCCTGCGTACCGCCTGGGAGTTGGACACCGGCTCCGCCGCCGCCTCGCAGCTCACGTCCGTGTCCAAGACCTTCGTGGCCGAGGCGGTGAACCGGGTGGTCGACCGGGCGGTGCAGATCTGCGGAGCCCTCGGTATCTCGACCGCCGACGCCCCGCTGGCCCGCCTGTACCGGGAGGTACGGCCCTTCCGGATCTACGACGGCCCGTCGGAGACACACCGTTTCGCCATCGCGCGCCGCGCTGTGCGGCCCTACCGGCAGCCGCGCACCGGTGTCGCCGACGGCTGA
- a CDS encoding MFS transporter — MTEDPGMFARSLRSNRDFSVFWAVQALSEVGNAFSLVALPLLVLHTTGSAAQMGLLTAVAGAASLLTGLVGGSWADRFDRRRLLMLCDAARLVLYGAIPVCWALNPQIWLLYVVMALASVFETLFRITYVTAVPNLVDREQIVAANGRLEATNAIAYIAGPALAGVVAGFFGPTAAVAINAGSFGISLVGLAFIRLRPATRSSADDAESRAVRAQDRRSGFRVGAAFLWRTPVLRALTVLLTVTTFLSLGMTDVFIYHLRHGLGQDERTVGYVLALGGLGTCVAAAATARLRRSWGFGRCWLGAMSLCSVSVLALGGTGQVPVAAVTICLYSFGMALGGICSMSLRQQVTPDHLLGRVTSAFWTIHGSLAPLGAALLTALVGRLGARGPLTAVAVVFLAVAVAAAFTPIRQRHPERTAVQRGMTRDDTEAGGRRPAAGGRAG; from the coding sequence ATGACCGAAGACCCTGGCATGTTCGCGCGTTCGCTCCGGTCCAACCGGGACTTCTCCGTCTTCTGGGCGGTCCAGGCACTGTCCGAGGTCGGCAACGCCTTCTCACTGGTGGCGCTTCCCCTGCTGGTGCTGCACACCACCGGGTCGGCGGCGCAGATGGGATTGCTCACGGCGGTCGCGGGCGCCGCCTCGCTCCTCACCGGTCTGGTGGGCGGCTCCTGGGCCGACCGCTTCGACCGGCGGCGTCTGCTGATGCTGTGCGATGCCGCCCGGCTGGTGCTGTACGGCGCGATCCCGGTCTGCTGGGCCCTGAACCCGCAGATCTGGCTGCTGTACGTGGTCATGGCGCTGGCCTCGGTCTTCGAGACGTTGTTCCGGATCACCTATGTCACCGCCGTGCCGAACCTCGTCGACAGGGAGCAGATCGTCGCGGCGAACGGCCGGCTGGAGGCGACCAACGCGATCGCGTACATCGCCGGCCCGGCCCTGGCCGGTGTGGTGGCCGGGTTCTTCGGGCCTACGGCCGCCGTCGCCATCAACGCGGGCAGCTTCGGGATCTCTCTCGTGGGCCTGGCGTTCATCAGGCTCAGGCCCGCCACGCGGTCGTCGGCCGACGACGCCGAGAGCAGGGCGGTCCGGGCACAGGACCGGCGCTCCGGTTTCCGGGTCGGCGCCGCCTTCTTGTGGCGTACGCCGGTGTTGCGGGCGCTCACCGTGCTGCTGACCGTCACCACCTTCCTCAGCCTGGGCATGACCGACGTGTTCATCTACCACCTGCGGCACGGTCTGGGGCAGGACGAACGCACGGTGGGCTATGTCCTCGCGCTGGGCGGGCTCGGCACCTGCGTGGCCGCCGCCGCGACCGCCAGGCTGCGCCGCTCCTGGGGGTTCGGCCGCTGCTGGCTCGGTGCGATGAGTCTGTGCTCGGTGTCGGTACTGGCGCTGGGCGGCACCGGGCAGGTGCCCGTGGCGGCCGTGACGATCTGCCTGTACTCCTTCGGCATGGCACTGGGGGGCATCTGCTCGATGTCCCTGCGGCAACAGGTCACACCGGACCATCTGCTCGGCCGGGTCACCTCCGCGTTCTGGACGATCCACGGCAGCCTCGCGCCCCTCGGCGCGGCTCTGCTCACCGCCCTGGTCGGCAGGCTGGGGGCCCGCGGACCGCTGACCGCGGTGGCCGTCGTCTTCCTGGCCGTTGCCGTGGCCGCCGCCTTCACCCCCATCCGACAGCGCCACCCGGAACGGACCGCCGTACAGCGGGGGATGACACGGGACGACACCGAAGCCGGCGGACGACGACCGGCTGCCGGTGGGCGTGCCGGGTGA